The Zobellia alginiliquefaciens genome contains a region encoding:
- a CDS encoding SusC/RagA family TonB-linked outer membrane protein has product MKKVYLVLLIALGCISFSYSQVTVKGTVVSEMDGMPIPSVSIILKGGNQIGTSTDFDGNFTINISEESGTLVFSSLGFASKEIPFSGDQTLNVALSEEASFLDEVVLIGYGSSRKGDLTTAIATVNNVESIASRPVANITEFLQGNVAGVTVLSQGGDPTSSGNVVIRGLGTFANEQPLTVVDGVPYYGPAINPNDIASVSVLKDAASAAIYGAQAASGVIVIQTKKGEIGKPRITVDYYGGIQEATNLPTPLTAQEQANVYNTAADNAGTPRQSAHDAEQNPYGQVNRTNWVDAIFRPAGMNNANVNISGAGESMNYLTSFGYTKRNGLLEGTSSERYNFRVKSDFDLSDKIKIGENVYFSRSEAVGTNTDNPYSGTIINAIYMPSASPTRYADGSFAGVAPEELSQFAGAYGDVYNPLALLLRPTTTSPTNFLNANVFLKYDIINGLSFKTNYSYSYTNTEYKRFQPRVPELGRSNPNNYLDQSNATTNRWVWDNQLSYKQSFGDHNLDVTAIYSSQHTDFEKLSSRGEGFSNEEAFNQYLSNASVIRNPTTEVYEDALTSAIGRVMYNYKNRYFISGSIRRDMTSRLAANNQADNFPSATVGWRLSDESFFNVGAINDLKFRASWGQIGNINSVGYYSFDVPLNTTVVTIGEDASFDDKGSYVGKQSNPNLNWEVSESINFGLDAALFNNTLSLTFDYFEKNTKGMILPGLEDLHQGTSAADVNGGEVKNNGFEISASYSNKVGDLDFTLNANTSVLDNELVNLDGYNSSGIDFIAHSDNVRGVLRPYRSEVGRSLYSVYVVPQLGIFQNQSEIDAHTKEGNLIQPNAQPGDFKFADSNNDGKIDDNDKVFYDSYQPDFTYNFGLNLNYKNFDLGMLFQGVSGVEVFNGYKFSTYNASLTGYNLDNRVLDAWSTTNTSATTPRLSTKDDNQNFGLASSWYLEDASYLRMKNVTLGYTVDDRIMRSLLPGSSLRFYISAENLFTITDYTGIDPEVGGKGLDVARYPLSRTITAGLSLSL; this is encoded by the coding sequence ATGAAAAAAGTGTACTTAGTTCTGCTAATAGCATTAGGATGTATTTCCTTTTCTTATTCGCAAGTAACAGTAAAGGGAACGGTAGTTTCCGAAATGGACGGGATGCCAATTCCCTCTGTATCCATTATATTAAAAGGAGGTAATCAAATAGGAACCTCCACAGACTTTGACGGTAACTTTACTATAAACATTTCAGAAGAAAGCGGAACATTGGTTTTCTCTTCATTAGGTTTTGCCAGTAAGGAAATACCTTTTTCAGGAGATCAAACCCTAAATGTAGCTTTAAGTGAAGAAGCTAGTTTTTTAGATGAAGTAGTTCTTATTGGCTACGGTTCTTCTAGAAAAGGTGATTTAACCACAGCAATTGCAACGGTCAACAACGTGGAGAGCATTGCCTCACGACCTGTTGCCAACATTACGGAGTTCTTGCAAGGTAACGTTGCGGGGGTAACGGTACTTAGTCAAGGTGGTGACCCCACCTCTAGCGGTAACGTAGTTATACGTGGTTTGGGAACTTTCGCCAATGAGCAACCACTTACGGTTGTAGATGGTGTTCCTTACTATGGTCCGGCCATTAACCCTAATGATATTGCTTCGGTTTCCGTTCTTAAAGATGCGGCATCAGCAGCTATTTACGGCGCGCAAGCGGCATCTGGTGTTATTGTTATCCAGACCAAAAAAGGTGAAATAGGAAAACCTCGCATTACTGTAGATTACTATGGTGGTATCCAAGAAGCCACTAATTTGCCTACACCACTTACGGCACAAGAGCAAGCCAATGTATACAATACAGCTGCAGATAACGCAGGTACACCTAGACAATCCGCACATGACGCCGAACAAAACCCTTACGGACAAGTAAACCGTACCAATTGGGTAGATGCTATTTTTCGCCCAGCGGGAATGAACAATGCCAATGTTAATATTAGCGGTGCGGGAGAAAGCATGAACTACCTAACCTCATTTGGCTATACCAAAAGAAACGGTCTTTTGGAAGGCACCAGCTCAGAACGGTATAATTTTAGGGTGAAGTCGGATTTTGACCTTTCGGATAAAATAAAGATTGGAGAGAATGTTTATTTCTCACGCTCCGAAGCTGTAGGAACCAATACGGACAATCCGTACTCAGGAACGATCATCAACGCAATTTACATGCCTTCTGCGTCCCCCACACGTTATGCAGATGGTAGTTTTGCCGGTGTAGCACCAGAAGAATTATCGCAATTTGCAGGAGCTTATGGAGATGTCTACAACCCATTGGCGTTATTGTTGCGGCCAACCACCACCTCACCTACCAACTTTTTAAATGCCAACGTATTTTTAAAATACGATATTATAAACGGACTATCCTTTAAGACCAATTACTCCTACAGTTACACCAATACAGAGTACAAAAGGTTTCAGCCTAGAGTACCAGAGTTAGGCCGTTCCAACCCTAACAATTATCTGGATCAGTCTAACGCCACAACAAACCGTTGGGTATGGGACAATCAGCTGAGCTACAAACAATCATTTGGAGACCATAATCTAGATGTAACGGCCATTTATTCTTCTCAGCATACTGATTTTGAAAAATTATCCAGCAGAGGCGAAGGCTTCAGTAATGAAGAGGCATTTAACCAGTATCTATCCAATGCTTCCGTGATTAGAAATCCAACAACAGAAGTGTATGAAGATGCATTAACCTCCGCCATAGGCAGGGTAATGTACAATTACAAGAACCGTTATTTTATTTCTGGAAGTATCAGAAGAGATATGACCTCACGACTTGCCGCCAATAACCAAGCGGACAATTTTCCATCCGCAACAGTTGGGTGGAGATTATCAGATGAGTCCTTCTTTAATGTTGGAGCTATTAATGATCTAAAATTCAGAGCTTCTTGGGGACAAATAGGAAATATTAATTCGGTAGGCTATTATTCATTTGATGTTCCTTTGAATACCACTGTTGTTACCATTGGAGAAGATGCTTCTTTTGACGACAAAGGTTCGTATGTTGGAAAACAATCCAATCCAAACCTTAATTGGGAAGTTTCGGAATCCATCAACTTTGGTCTTGATGCTGCACTATTCAATAATACTCTGAGCCTTACTTTTGATTATTTCGAAAAAAACACCAAAGGCATGATATTGCCAGGGCTTGAAGATTTACACCAAGGTACAAGCGCTGCAGACGTGAATGGCGGAGAGGTTAAAAACAATGGTTTTGAAATCTCGGCCAGCTACTCCAACAAGGTCGGCGACTTAGATTTCACCCTCAATGCCAATACCAGTGTGCTGGACAATGAATTGGTAAACTTAGATGGATACAACAGCAGTGGTATTGATTTTATTGCACATTCGGATAATGTAAGAGGTGTACTTAGACCGTACCGCTCCGAAGTAGGAAGGTCATTATATTCCGTTTATGTAGTTCCTCAATTGGGTATATTTCAAAATCAGTCAGAAATTGACGCCCATACAAAAGAGGGTAACTTAATACAGCCTAACGCACAGCCAGGAGATTTCAAATTTGCAGATAGCAATAATGATGGTAAGATAGATGACAATGACAAAGTGTTCTACGATAGCTACCAACCAGATTTCACATACAACTTCGGTTTAAACCTAAATTATAAAAACTTTGATTTAGGTATGCTGTTCCAAGGAGTTTCTGGTGTTGAAGTTTTCAATGGCTATAAATTCTCTACTTATAACGCTTCATTAACAGGTTACAATCTAGACAACAGAGTGCTTGATGCTTGGTCCACTACCAATACCAGTGCCACAACACCTAGATTGTCAACAAAAGATGACAACCAGAACTTTGGCTTGGCCTCTAGCTGGTATCTTGAAGACGCTTCGTATTTAAGAATGAAAAATGTTACGTTGGGCTACACTGTAGATGACCGTATTATGCGTTCCCTATTGCCCGGCTCATCTCTACGTTTCTACATTTCAGCAGAAAACCTATTTACGATAACGGATTATACAGGTATTGATCCTGAGGTTGGTGGCAAAGGATTAGATGTTGCACGATATCCATTATCAAGAACCATCACTGCAGGTTTATCATTATCGCTCTAA
- a CDS encoding RagB/SusD family nutrient uptake outer membrane protein gives MKFNRIKTMSLVVGLAGLNLITCSDDFTEVSPLGSTSYANFWTSEQDASEAVNSMYAYMTDQEMFSRGFFWYINASDDMITGRIKASADNIKDFNITGGEGGYTSTCYPNSYKVIRRANDVILNVPNMDISETLKNQYLGEAYFMRAFSYFWVAHTYGDNGENGGVPIITEENMNDEPGSYSRPASVVENYKQIEADLMKAAELLPLFTDYSSENYGRPHRDAALAYMAKTNLYWAQYDASRYAEVVKHVDAVTNSGSGRALINTGNPSQDYRELHSHLNNWTSEYIWSVNSGVDKGSILTGVMLENKGWGKYNGWGYYTPSEGLYNEFEADDARKAVTILNFGDDFTFFGEDRRYQSENSLSGFQFNKYMYEFQFENPIGTYLNSNGDDPSTVYNVPLMRYAEVLLMKAEALIMDGKNGDAPLNMVRERAGLPAITNATMEDLKHERRVELAGEFANRHFDLVRWGDAAATYAEPIYGRIYTDRSNPDSPYTSEIVWPARNFDASYMHVWPIPSTVIESSGIPQNKGW, from the coding sequence ATGAAATTCAATAGAATAAAAACAATGAGTTTGGTAGTAGGTCTAGCAGGTCTAAACCTCATTACATGCTCAGACGATTTCACAGAGGTAAGTCCGCTTGGAAGCACATCTTACGCCAACTTTTGGACCTCCGAGCAAGATGCCTCGGAAGCGGTGAACAGTATGTACGCCTATATGACCGACCAAGAGATGTTCTCTAGAGGTTTCTTCTGGTACATTAACGCTTCGGACGATATGATTACGGGTCGTATTAAAGCTTCTGCAGATAATATCAAAGACTTTAATATCACCGGTGGCGAAGGCGGTTACACCTCAACTTGCTACCCCAATAGCTATAAAGTAATACGTCGTGCCAATGATGTTATTCTAAATGTACCCAATATGGATATTAGCGAAACCCTAAAAAACCAATATTTAGGAGAAGCTTATTTTATGCGTGCTTTCAGTTATTTCTGGGTAGCCCATACCTATGGAGATAATGGAGAAAACGGGGGTGTCCCCATCATTACGGAAGAGAATATGAACGATGAACCCGGTAGCTACTCAAGACCGGCAAGTGTTGTCGAAAATTACAAGCAGATAGAAGCAGATTTAATGAAAGCTGCCGAATTACTGCCCTTGTTTACCGACTATTCTTCCGAAAATTATGGCCGCCCTCATAGAGATGCTGCATTGGCATACATGGCAAAAACCAACCTCTACTGGGCACAATATGATGCTTCTAGATATGCCGAGGTGGTGAAACATGTGGATGCCGTTACCAACAGCGGGTCTGGCAGAGCATTGATCAACACGGGCAATCCATCACAAGATTACCGAGAACTGCACAGTCATTTAAACAATTGGACCAGCGAATATATTTGGTCCGTAAACTCCGGAGTGGACAAAGGCAGCATTCTAACCGGTGTTATGCTAGAGAACAAGGGTTGGGGTAAATATAATGGCTGGGGCTATTATACGCCTTCCGAAGGATTGTACAATGAGTTTGAAGCAGATGATGCTAGAAAGGCGGTTACCATTTTAAATTTTGGCGATGACTTTACCTTTTTCGGAGAAGACCGAAGATACCAATCGGAGAACTCTTTATCCGGGTTTCAATTCAACAAATACATGTATGAGTTCCAGTTCGAAAATCCTATCGGAACTTATCTGAACAGTAATGGAGATGACCCATCTACAGTATACAATGTTCCACTAATGCGCTACGCGGAAGTTTTACTTATGAAAGCCGAAGCATTAATTATGGATGGAAAAAATGGTGATGCCCCATTGAATATGGTTCGTGAAAGAGCGGGTCTTCCTGCAATTACCAATGCCACTATGGAGGATTTAAAACATGAAAGACGAGTAGAATTGGCCGGCGAATTTGCCAACAGACATTTTGATCTTGTACGTTGGGGAGATGCCGCTGCTACCTATGCTGAGCCAATATACGGCCGTATTTATACAGATCGTTCCAACCCGGACTCTCCGTACACCTCAGAGATTGTTTGGCCGGCTAGAAATTTTGACGCTTCCTACATGCACGTTTGGCCTATACCAAGTACAGTTATTGAATCATCTGGAATCCCCCAAAATAAAGGATGGTAA